CGAAGCCGGGGGCTGGGTGGCCGTCTGCTTCTCGCCCATGACCCTGGAGCTGATCGGCGACGCGGAGGCGGCCGTCCACGAGCGCCTGTCCTCCCTCGGCCCTGACCTGTGTCTGCCGGACGCGGACTTGCAGGAGGCCCTCAGGCGCATGCGCGCCCGTCCGAACATGCAGCTGGGCGTCGCCCTGCTCGACCAGCGCATCGCCTGCGGCGTGGGCAACGTCTTCAAGAGCGAGGCTCTGCACGCAGCACGGGAAGATCCCTTCGCTCTGGTCCGGGATGTGTCTGACGCGCGCCTTCGGACGCTCATCGAGATCGCCGCGGTGCAGCTCCGGAGCAACCTCGGGAGCGGGAGGCGGACGACAGTCGAGGAGGGACTGGCGGTGTACAAGCGGTCCGGGCGCGACTGCCGGCGGTGCTCCGCAACGATCCGGATGCTCCACCAGGGCAAACCGCCTCGGTCGACG
This is a stretch of genomic DNA from Actinomycetota bacterium. It encodes these proteins:
- a CDS encoding DNA-formamidopyrimidine glycosylase family protein, which codes for MPEGDTIFRAARTLHGVLAQKPLVRFEAPGLEGPPPGPGEVVESVRAKGKHLLIRFSGGRTLHSHMGMNGSWHVYRPGQRWQKPRHRARVVVEAGGWVAVCFSPMTLELIGDAEAAVHERLSSLGPDLCLPDADLQEALRRMRARPNMQLGVALLDQRIACGVGNVFKSEALHAAREDPFALVRDVSDARLRTLIEIAAVQLRSNLGSGRRTTVEEGLAVYKRSGRDCRRCSATIRMLHQGKPPRSTYWCPGCQPGR